The genomic DNA AGGGCAGCTCATCTATGTGCGCACCTACGAGCCTTTTGAAATCTATCTGACTTTAGCAGTGTTTTATTTTGTGATGACTTTCAGCATTTCGCGGGTAGCGCGTTTGCTGGAAATCCGCCTTAGCGGTGGTTACGCCCAAAAGGGCTAAAACCACCTTTACATGTAACGCGTTTAGCGTGTCTTAAACCGCTCTAAATCCTGCGAAAGCTTTTCGGTGAGTGCACGCAAGTGTGTTGCTGCGGTACTAATCTCCTCTACGCTGCGAGCATTGCCACCCGAGAGGGCATTTACCTCATCCATGATGTTTGAAACTGCCTCTATCTCTCCCCCTGAAATTTCAAAATCTTTGACCATCTCATCGTTATTTTGCGCCGCCTTGAAGACAATCTCCGCGGTAGCATTGATTTTTCCCTCTACCTCTTGGGCAGCATTGGCCAAAACTTCCATCTCTTGGGAATTTTTTCCAATCTGTTCACTCGCATCACTCACTCCTTGGACGATGACATTTACCGTTGCATTAATCTCAGCGAGGCTCTTTTGGGTACGCTCGGCCAGTTTGCGCACCTCATCGGCCACCACCGCAAACCCGCGTCCGTGTTCTCCTGCACGCGCCGCTTCGATAGCGGCATTAAGCGCCAACAAGTTGGTTTGTTCAGCAATGTCATAAATCACCTCTAACACCCCGCGCACCTCAGAAGCATTGGAAGAGAGGGCTTGGATGCGGTGGGCTAATTCCACCTCTAAAGCCGCGTTGTTTTGCACCTTGCTGGCAAGCACAACAATCTGCTCCTTGGTTTCTTGCAAAGTGTGATTGGCCTCCATGATCTCTTGCTTGCTCGCTTGCGCTTCGCGGATAGATTTGGCAATGCCTTCTTTTACATGGCTAACGTTTTTGGTCGCTCTGTTAACTACTTCCACCGAAGTTTCTACGTTGTTTCCCACCGCCAAACTCGTGCTTGAAAGCTCTCCTGCCACGGAGGCATTTTCACTAGAGACCTCTTTGGCGCCATGAAGTAACCGCTGAAGGTTTTCCATGAGGTCATTAAACCCTTGAGCAATCATTCTTAATTCCTGAGGCGCATTGGTATTGAGGCGCAAAGTAAGATTTTGGGTATTACTCACTTCTAACATCGTGTTTTTAAATTTTTCCAACGGGCGCGATAGAAGCAATTGCACCAAATACAACGCGCCGCCGATAGCCAAAAGTAGCACGACTGCCGAAGTCAGAAAAATAGAGTTACGAATAGCGTTGGGTTCAGC from Sulfurospirillum tamanense includes the following:
- a CDS encoding methyl-accepting chemotaxis protein; its protein translation is MNRFSLRMQMALLVLVALGVSSLCVMGVSSYKTREVLIQKNYEKLTVARDMKRFFLEKFFSDQEAGIRALSQLDEFHTIVHDLLYIYRRAEIGAQDAFPVDHPSLKFKTARHDAFLKTYQKDYGYGDVYVLDPVYGHVMYTAAKRSDLGTSLSNTPQSTLAKVWKEALQSTKPVFADMQPYAPNDNQPTMFVASRILYGEDIIGVVVLQVNHEQINTIMNYRSGYGESQEDYLVGQDFLMRSDSYLAPDTHNLVTSFKNKATVATQAVKQALTGVTHTEVVEDYRGARVLSSYAPIAVSPGVQWAILSEIDEVEVLAEPNAIRNSIFLTSAVVLLLAIGGALYLVQLLLSRPLEKFKNTMLEVSNTQNLTLRLNTNAPQELRMIAQGFNDLMENLQRLLHGAKEVSSENASVAGELSSTSLAVGNNVETSVEVVNRATKNVSHVKEGIAKSIREAQASKQEIMEANHTLQETKEQIVVLASKVQNNAALEVELAHRIQALSSNASEVRGVLEVIYDIAEQTNLLALNAAIEAARAGEHGRGFAVVADEVRKLAERTQKSLAEINATVNVIVQGVSDASEQIGKNSQEMEVLANAAQEVEGKINATAEIVFKAAQNNDEMVKDFEISGGEIEAVSNIMDEVNALSGGNARSVEEISTAATHLRALTEKLSQDLERFKTR